From the genome of Thermoplasmata archaeon:
GGCCCTTCCGTCGGAGGAAGTTTCGAACGCCGATGCGCAGGAGGATTCGACGCCGGAAACCGAGGAGAAGTAAGGCGCCGATGACGACGAGTACGGCCGTCAAGTACGGCGTGAAGTCGATCATTTCAGCCCCCCATCCGCAGTTCGCGCTCGATCCGTCCGTTGCGCATGTGCACGATCCGCCCGGTCGCCCGGCTCACCTCGGGATCGTGGGTGACGATGAGGAATGTGCGGCCCATTTCTCGGTTCAATCGCCGGAGCAAGGCGACGACGTCGGCGCTCGTGTCGCTGTCCAAGTTCCCCGTCGGTTCGTCGGCGAACACGATGTCCGGATCGTTCACCAAGGCTCGAGCGATCGCCACCCGCTGCTGCTGCCCCCCCGACATCTCCATCGGCCGCTTGTCCGCCTCGCCGGTCAGACCGACGGCCTCCAAGGCCCGGAGAGCCCGTTCTCGCGCATCCGCCGGATTCCGTCCAAGGACGAGCAGCGGCAGCTCGACATTCTCGACCGCGGAGAGGACCGGGAGGAGGTTGTACGACTGGAAGACGAACCCAATCCGATTCGCGCGAAAGTCCGTCTTCTCGTTATCGGTCATCCTCCCGAGGGACCGACTGCCGATGAGCACCTCCCCCGAACTTGCGTCGTCGATTCCACTGAGGACGTTGAGCAGCGTCGTCTTGCCGCACCCTGATGGCCCCATTATCGCGACCATCTCCCCCTTCTCGATCGCGAGGTCGATGCCCTGGAGGGCCGACACGCGGATGGCTCCGGTGTCGTACACCTTCGTGAGGCTTCGAGCGACGACGATCGGGCCCCCGTCCTCCCCGGCGGGCGGAGCGAAGGCCTCGGCCTCTGGAACGGGGGCCTGGGATCCCGCCGGCTTCCGGCGGAGGAGGGCGATGACGAGCCCCGCGGTGGGGAGCCAGAGCAGGCCGACCTTCACGCCGTCGGAGAGCTCCGGGAGGACGCGAACGTACAAGCCGGGGACCGTGACCCCCGCGATGACCTTCAATCCGTACAAGATCGTCGCGAGGGAGGTAACGGCGAACAAGACCCAGACCGTCGCGCGAGCGACGCTGTGGCGCCCTCGTGTCGGCGTTCGCCGTTCGCTCGCCATCCTCCCTCGGCCTGTCGAAGACCCCGCACGCGGAGCGTCTCGCGTCCCTACGAGAGAGTGACGGGCAGCTCGCGCGCGTCGCGCGTCCTCTGGCCCCCGAGCCATCATCCGGCGCCTAAATCTAGGTTTCGGCTCGTCCGAATGACCTCGTGTCCCCGGCTTCTCCATCCGTCTCTCGCCTCCCGATCGATCCGTCCCGAGCCCGACTCGGAGCTTCCTCCGTTCATCGGATCGCTCGCGCGCGAGCGAATCGAGCCAGGCCGGGAACGAGGAGGAACTTCGAGGCGACGTTCGCCGCGAGGAATCCGAGCCCCGTAATCGCGAAGCCCGCAAAGATGAGCAGGTGCGGCGCCGCGAACATCGACTCCACCTCGGTCACCTGCTTCACGACCTCATGGACGTAGTAGTCCCAGCCGAGGCCGAGGGTCGTCGTCCCGAGGCCGGTCGCGATCGTCGCCATGGAGGCTTTCAGTCGGCGGAGAGCAGCCTTCGGGATCGACGCGAAAGGCTCCTCCTGCCTCGCCTGGACGACACGTTCTGCGGGCTTGACCCGGCCCGCTCGGGCGATCTCCGCGAGGACGGCCGATGCGTCCCCTCGGTACTCACACCGCACGTACGCTTGGAGTTCCTGGGACAATCCCTTGGAAGCCCAGGCGTCGCGCATCCGGCCCACTCCTTCTATAGTCGCTGTCGGGATCATGGGTCAAGGGCAGGAATCGGTGGGGCAAGACGTCGCCCAAGTAGATACACGGTGTTTACTGTCTCGGAGCCTCCGAGGCAACGGAGACGAGGTCAAGTGCCAAAGATGGACATTCGGTAGGCCTCGTCTCGAGCTCCGTGAACGATTGCCGGTCGACCGGCCGAGCGTCCGCCCCCGGCACTCTTCGATTCAGGCGACCGTCATCTCGCCCGTCATCCCGCTATCCCGATGGGGGATGCACCAGAACGGGATCGTCCCCGCGGCGTCGAAGAAGACGAGGACCCGTGTGGTCGTATACGGCACGAGATCATGGGTGTAGAGTTTTCCGCCGAGTTCATACGTGAACGTGTGTAACGTACCATCGCGGTTCGTGATGACAATCTCCGTCAGGGTTTGGCGCGCAACGGTGAGCGCCGAGGGTGAGAACATGAAGTTTTCCGTGGTGAGCGTGACGGACGCCTGGGGCTCGAAGTCGACCCCTGTGCTCGGATGGCTCGCGGCATAGCTCCAGGCCGCCGCGCTCGTGAGGGCCGCGCCGATTGCGAGGAGGGCTACGCCGACCGAGTAGACGCCCTGCCAGCTGTGCCAACCCTCGCGAGGGGAAAGCTGGGGCCTCCCCTTACGTCCCCGGAGGAACGCGAGGACGCCCGCAGGCAGAGCCCAAGCGACGGAGAGCAGACCCAACACGGTGCCTGCGTATTCGTACGGATTCGAGGGATTCGCCAAGCCCGCGATGACGAACGGGAGGAACAGGATGAACAAGTACGAAATCCCAATCCCGGCGGCGAGATGGGCCCAGGGTCTCGGTCTCCAGAGAAGGATTCCGACGAGGACGATGGGGGGAATGAGGAACGGCCCGACGAAGAGGAAGAGAATCGGGCTGAATGCGCCAGTCACGAGGAGGGCGATGAGCAGCTCGACGAACGCCATCACGATGATCATCCGGTCGAACGTCCAAGGCGTCCGGGCTTCGCTTCCAGGCGTCGCCATGTCCCCGCTCACAACGCTCGCCCCCACAACCAAGGCACCCAAAAATCAGGCGAACCTCTCCCGGACTCCACGGTCTTCCCCCTCGGGGAGGAGACAGTCTGTGCCCATAATATAGCTTCGCTTCCGACCGCGCGCTTCCACCGGTCCCTTTCTGTAGAGGCCGATTTTGAGGAGGCTCGATGGGAGGAATAGGTCTGCGGACGACGAACCTAGATCCGGAACGACGCTCTACCCCGCATGACCGATGGAGCGAACCATTAAGCCCGCGACCCAATTCCGGTCGGCGCGGATCCCATGCGACGAAAGGCGAGTGCCCAGTGGAAGGGCGGGCTGAAAGACGGAAAGGGCGTAGTGTCCACGGCGAGCGGCGCGCTGCGAGACGTCCCCTACACGTTCTCGATGCGGTTCGAGGATGCGCCCTGGACGAACCCGGAGGAACTCGTCGCCGCCGCGCACGCGGGCTGCTTCTCGATGGCCTCGGAGCGTGAACGCGTCCCATCCGAAGCAATCGGGCGCCGTTCGGGAAGAACCATGAAACCAAGCTCCGGACTTCGTGAGACGAGTCCCGCAGGTCTCTGCTGCCATCGATAACCGATCGGGCTAGAAGCTGATGTAGGAAGGCGATTCTCATTCGGCCTCGTGTCACCTCTTCTTGACGTACACATTACGGTCGCGGGCTATCTTCTGTGAAGAAATCCGTGTCCGCGATCATCGGCGAAGTGCGTTGGACCGCTTCCTCGTCGACGCATCGAAATCGCGCCGCATGCGCCGGACCTCGCGCTCGACGTCATCGCCCCCTTCCGCGTCAAGCACCCCGATCAAAGTCTTCGCGGAAGGCCCCCCAAGAACGCGGTTGATGACGTCCGAGAAGGACTCTCCGCTGCGTTTCAAGCGGGCGAGCTTCCGATAGGCGTCCTCGGTTACCGTGATTGTCTTGACCGCCATCGGTCAGTGTACATGCACTTAAACAGATAGCCTTTTCGTCCCAGGTCATGCGCTGCCGGATCGGCGAGCGATCGTCGCACACGTGGTTCGTCCTGAAGTACCTCCTCGGCTACCCGAACGTCCGGAACTACGACGGCTCGTGGACGGAGTGGGGGAACCTCGTGCGGACGCCGATCGAGAAGCCATCAAAGGGGCACATCGAGCGCGAACTGACTCACCGATCAGCTTAGGCGAGGACTGTCCCTACCGAGAGGAGGGTAGCTTCGCATACCCCTCCTCGATACACTTAAGATTCGCCCAGCCCTACTCTCGGAGGTGAAGTACCGGGTCGTCATCGAACACGACACCGAAACGCGGCACTATAGCGCAACGGTCCCCGGCCTGCCTGGCTTGTTCCTAGACGCGAAGAGCGAACGCGAGGTCATCAAGCTCGCGAAGGAAGGGGTCCGGTTCTATCTGCAAGAGCTCGCGGCCCAAGGGGCTCGCGGAGGCCGGCGCGCCAAGCCACTTTCTGCCAAGGTCGTGACGGTGGACGTGTGAATGGCCCGCCTGCCCGGCGAAATCAACGGGCGACGGTTCCTGCGTGCGATGGCCCGCTTCGGCTGGCTCGGGGTGTTGTTCTGAAAACCGTCAAGATGGGCTACGCGTAGGTGCTTGGCATTCTTCCGCAACAAAGACCAAAAAAAGGCGGGATGTGGGTGCCTGAGGTTTCTGGACAAGAATTCACCCAACTCGGGGCCCTCGGCACTGAAGTCGCGCCGAGATGGCCCGGCGTTTTGGATGCCTCTCCAGGCAGACTTGTCATGTTCATGCCAGCGCGCAGATATACTCACCCAGCACTGGTTGCGGGAGTCTCAATCGGCACCGGTTACCTTGTCCTCGCCGCCTATCTGCTTAGTGTGATCGGCCTGAACCAGTACCTTTTGTCAGGTTTGGTAGCAGGCGGGCTCGCCCTGGCGTACATCGTTGGCTACGTGGGAGATGCCGTGTTCAACAACGCGTTCATACGCGCCACCGTCAGGCATCCAAAGGTCGTTCTTTCAATCGACCTGCTCTCGACGAATGGTCAGAGAATCCATGCCTGGTACAAATTTCCAATTCGAGTAGCAGGAGAAGGCTCGTACTCTCGGGAGGCCTCACACCTATGGATTCATGGCTTGAAAGCACGGCGCATCGCCTATGGTGGAATCGAGGAACGATCGTGCACACGCGGTTCGTCCTGACGTACCTCCTCGGCTACCCGAACGTCCGGAACTACGACGGCTCGTGGACGGAATGGGGGAACCTCGTTCGGACGCCAATCGAGAAGTGAGCGGTCCTTCCTCCCCATCCACCCGAGCGGGCCCAATCGGCAGCACTCAAGCGCGCCTCGTCGCCTCCGCCATGGGACGTGAAGGGGAACTTTGGACCGTCGCCTTTAAGTTATCCTCTTCGGATACTCCTGCCGGGGGCGGTCGGCGCGACTGCGAGCGAAAGGCTGACCTTTCAGGTCTACCAAGACATCCTTTGCGAGCTCCATCTCCTCCACAAAGCGGGACAACAGGCCGTCCCGAGCCGCGTCGCGTATCAGGTCCGCCTGCCGAACGGACGCCTGATGGACCGGGTCGCGGAGCTCGTGGAGATGGGCCTCCTCGGCCCGGATTGGGCCGTCACGAAGAGGGGCTACGCATATTACGACGAGTACACGCGGAACGTGGCTCCGTTCCTCCGGAAGTACGGCTTAGGCGGCAAGGGCCGCCCGTGACAGGCTCCCGTCGCGCGCATGAACTTAAGCTTTTGGGAACCACCGTCCGGACGCCGAGTCCGGAACCGCCTTGCTTCCGCCGCCCCCCTCGCGGTGCGGGGGGAACTCGATTTCCGAAACCATCCGACGCGCCCGATCGTCCGAGAGAGCCGAGTCGACGCCTGCATTCGTGCGCCGCTTGCAGCGGCCGTTCGCCGTCTTCGCGGCGATCATCATGGTCCTGCTCGCATTCGGCGTCTTGTCCACGCCCGCGGCCGCCGGACCTTCGGTTACCGCCTCCACCATGAACGGAGGCACAACGGCCCAAGGGAACCAGACCGGTTCGGATACGGCCACTCTCTCGCCCGGCGGTTCGACCGGGGCCACGCCGCTTTCGACATCCTTCCCGGCCGGCGTGATCTCCGGCCAGAACACCTACGTTTACACGTACGACACGTCCGCCGAGAGCTTCGCGGTCGTGAATCCGCAGCCGTACAGCGTCCTCAACTGGGACGCCACGAACAAACGGATCTCCGTTACCGCGGACCGTCGGGATGCGGGGGACGAGATGTTCGTCAGGAATCCCGTCACGCTGGATACGGCCGCGGACTTCACGGTCACCGCGCGATGGCGGGCGACGGTCCAAGGCAACTGGCAGTACGCCTTCCCGCTCTTCCTAATCCCGGCGTCGAATACGCAGGGGGACGCCGCCAGCAGCATCTACTTCCTGTACGCGGGACGGGACAACCATGCCACCCCCAGCTGCAATCCCATCTGCAACACTCCATACTACTACATGTACTACAAGGACGCGGGCGGAGTGCTCAGGATCAACACGTTCTATGAGGGCCAGACGCTGGAGGTAAACAGAGAGTACCACTTCCTGATCAACTACGACTCGTCGATCCAGATGCTCACGATGGAGATCCGGGACGCGAACGACGCGAGCCTGAAGCTCGCGCACTACCGGATCGGCACGAATGCGAACGACGGCTTCACCGTCGGCAGACTCGGCACTGCGTCCGATGGCCGATCGATCCCGTGCTGTGAACCTTACGCGGTCGCCTGGGTCGACGACGTCGTCCTGACGTACGCCACCGGCCTGTTCCGAGACGCGACCCAGGACAAGGGGGACCAGGCCACGAAGATCGGCTGGCTCTCGGACAACTTCAACGACAACCTGAACGAGATTTGGACGAAGGAACTCGGGACGGTCACGTGGCAGTCCGGCGCGATGAAAATGAACCCGAACGCGGCGGTCCACGCGGGGACATCCTGGTACGACCAGCGAGTCGAGACTCGGTTCACCTTCACGGCGGACGGCCCCGCGACCATGTTCACCCGGTACAAGGATGCCTCGAACTACTACGCGATCATCGTGTCGAGCGCGGGCGATTCGGTCACCTTCCAGAAGACCGTTGCCGGTTCCACCACGACGCTGGGCTCCTTCAATCCGACGATCAACCTGAACACCGCGTACCTCCTCAAGTTCGTGGCGAAAGGGAACTCCTTCGAGATGTGGTGGAACGGCATCCGGATGTGGACCGGGACGGACGCAAGTCCGCCCTCCGCGATCACGGGCTACCTGCGGTTCAGCACGGGGAGCACCGCTTCCGTGAACCTGGATGACGTCCGCGTGTGGAACACGGACCGCGGGTTCGAGACGAAGGCGGTCCAGGACGCCGGCACGGTGAACAAGCCCCTCCGGACGCAGATCGCCGGGACGGTCGATTCGTACAACCAGGTCCACCTCCAGGTCCGCAGCTCCGCAAACAACGTCGCCTGGGGGCCGTGGACGAACCTCAAGTCGGACGTCATGGCGGGCCTCTACTACCCCCTCCCGGACCAAGACCGCCAGCGGTACTACCAGATCCGGGCGTGGCTGTCCAGCGGGGTGGAATCCACGCCATCCCTGACGAGCGTGACGACGCAGGTCGGGACGCCGGCGACGAATCCCACCTCGAACACGGGCTTCGAGCCGTGGTATCCCTACGTCGGCGGCATGGTGAACCTCGTGAGCGGCAACCTGTATCACAGGACCACGGACATCGCGTTCCAGGGGAAGGGGTTCACGCTGGCGATCGTGCGTTCCTACAACAGCATGCGAGCCACCGTTCAGGGCGCCTTCGGCCTGGGGTGGACGTTCAACTACGGCCAAAGCCTCACCGTCAACCCGAACGGCAGCGTCACCGGGAACGGGCCCGACGGGTCCACGTTCCTCTTCATGGCGAAGGGCACGACGGGCGGGTTCTCGCCACCCGCAGGCGTGCCGGACCGGCTCGTCAAGAACGCGGACGGCACGTACACCATGTGGACGCCCGACGGCGGGAGCGAGCGCTTCAGCTCCGCGGGGCTCCTCCTCTCCATGGCGGACCGGAACGGCAACACGCTGACGATGACGTACTCCACGGGCTCGCCGCCCCTCCTCCTGCAAGTCGCCGACGCCACCGGCAAGGCGCTGTCGTTCGCCTACGACGCCCACAACCAGATCACGACGGTGACGGACCCCACCGGTCGTACGGTGACGTACGGATACACCTCGACGGTCCTGTTCACGGCGACGGACCCCCTCGGCTTCAAGAAGCAGTACATCTACACGAACGGGAACATCGCCGCCCTCCAGCAGATTATCGACCCGGTCGGGGGGACGACCTTCGTGAACTACCTCGCGAACGGCCAGCAGGTCGCCTCGCTCGATCGGCAGTCCGTGAACGTGAGCACCCTCAGGACGGACTGGCAGTTCCGGGAGTACACGCTCGCATACAATACGTCGACGACGCGGGCCGTGCAGGACGCCCGCGGCTCCTGGACGACCCTCACGTTGGACTCGTTCGGCAACGCGATGTCCGTCAACGGACCGCCGATCGGCTGCGCCTGCGACCCGACGGGCAACTCTTCGTCGTACGTCTGGGACGGGGAGATGAACCAGATCTCCCGAGCAGATGGCGGCGGAGACACCTGGGCGATGAGCTACGGGTTCCGTACCAACGTCGTGGGGACGGCGGACCCCGGAGGGAACGTTTCATGGCGGGCGTGGCTCGAGGCGAACAACGCGACGAACTACTTCGTCGTGCCGTCGGCGGGGACCACATTCCGGGGCTTCACGACGACCTACGCATATGACTCCAAGGGCAACCAGCTCTCGGTGACGGATCCCGGAGGAAACGTCACTCGTACCGGGTACGATGCCTCGGGTTTCCTCAACAAGACCGTGAGCGCCCGCGGCTACACGACCTGGTTCGTCTACAACGCGAGCGGGTGGCTGGTTCGGCAAGTCGATCCGAGGAACGACGTCACGCAGTACGCCTACGATGCGATCGGCCGGCAGACGTCCGTCACGGATCCGATGGCTTTCGTCACCACGAGGACTTACGATGACGACAGCCGCATGACGAAGGTCACGGACCCTCTCAATAACTTTACGAGCTACGTTTACAACGCGCGGGGCGATGTGATCAAGGTCATCGATCCTAACGCATACGCGACGCAGTTCCAGATTAACGTGACGCTTGGCGCCAAGTCCAAGATTATCGAGACGGGCGGCAATTCTACGGTCTTCGGCTACGACACGCGGGGCAACCTCGTCACGGTCACGAATCCTCGCGGCTTCACGACGACGTACGAGTACGATCCGTACAACCGGGAGACGAGCGAGACGACGCCCGGGGGGAACGTCACTCGCGTCACGTACGACCGGAGCGGCAACGTCGCGACCCGGACCGACGCGAACGGCAATCGGACCACGTACGCGTACGACAAGCTGAACCGCGTGACGAAGGTCACGTATCCCGGCTCCGTCGTCGTCACGACGCAGTACGACGAGGACGGAAACGTGGTCCAGTTCGCAGGCTTCGGGTACACCCGCACGGAGACGTGGGACGTCCACGGCCGGGCGACGTCCACGGTCGACAACTACGGGTCCTTCACGAAGACCCAGGGCTACCAATACGACGCGGACTCCGGCCGGACCCGGCTGACGTACTCCGACGGATCCTATGCCACGTACTTCTACAACGCCGCCGGCTGGCAGACGTACGAGAACCAAAGCGAGGGCCTCTCGTGGTCGTTCGGCTACGACATGGACGGGCGCCGCACGACCGAGACGCATCCGAACGGCGCCGTCGCGACGACGAAGTACGACAAGGCGAGCCGCGTCACGAACGTCTGGACGAACCGGAGCGGCAGCGGGATCGAGTCGTTCGCGTACACGTACGACAGGGCGGGCAACCGGCTCAGCATGACGGAGGCCAACGGCTCGTCGGCGAACTACCGGTACGACAACCTGTACCGGCTCCTGAACGAGAGCTATTCGAACGGCCGATCGATCGGCTACACGTACGACGCGGACGGCAACCGGCTGACGTCGCGGGAGATCAAGGTGGGCGGATCCCTCGTCGTCACGACGTACACGTACGGGAAGGAAGACCAGGTTCTGAAGGCCGTGATCGCGGGTGGGGCGACGACGACGTACACGTACGACCGGAACGGCGATGAGAAGACGAGCGTCACCGGCTCGGCCACGACGACGTACGCGTACGACATCGAGAACCGCTTGACGTCGGTGACGACCTCCTCCGGCACGACATCGTACGCATACTCGGCGGATGGCCGACGCCTGAAACGGGTGTCGGGCGGCACGACGACGTACTTCGGCAACGATCCCGTGAGCCGGAGCCGGATGGACGACACGACCGAGGAGTACACGTCGACGGGCACGAAGACGGCGACGTACCTTCATGGAATCGTCGTCGACGAGATCCTCGGTTACAAGACGACCGCTTGGTACGATTACCACCGGGACGCTCTCGGGAGCGTGACGCGGCTCACGGACGCCGCTGGCGCAACGCTGTCAACGTACCGCTACGACGCGTTCGGCGCGATGCGCTCTCAAACAGGATCGAGCAACACGTACGGGTTCACATCTCGAGAACGCGAGGCCACATTGGGTCTGTATTTCAACCGAGCGAGATACCACGATACGTCCCTCGGCCGGTTCATCTCGAAGGACCCTGTTGGACCGTGCGGCGGACAGAACTTATACGTGTATGCGGGCGGGAATCCCGTGAACCGGATTGACCCGTCGGGGATGTACTTTGATGGCGGCGGTGGCGGCGGGGGCAGCAGCTGGACGGGTCCCACCTGGGACGCTTATTGCCAGGACCAGGGCAGAATGCACTGCGGGGAATGGTGGGAGTGGGCCTTCTTGTTTCCGTGGACCTGCCAGCATGTCATAAAGCACGTCGAGTGCGCCGTCCATTCTGGCAGGATGACACAAGCTCAATACAACAGGGTGACTGATTGTGTGTATCTGAATGCCGGCATCGGCGCAGGGGTGTGTATCGCATCAATATTTATTGGAGCTGCCATTGCGGGGATTGGCGTAGTCGGCGGGGTCATCAGCTGCGGGATAGCGCTGATCGCGTCGGCCATTGGAATGTGCGGTTGCTTTAGGGACGCTTGTGTATATGACCTGCATTTGTAGGACACGTTCTCCGGGGTGGTTCGGTGAGAAAGGACGTCAAGGTCCTGAAACTAGATCCTAGGCTTGCCTTGCTTGGACTTGCTTCGGTCCTGCTCTTGGTTCTACTTCTCTTTGCTGCTACCCACGATAGTAGACTGGCGATCTGGCCCCGCTGGTGGACCAACGACTGGTTCATACTGACGGCCGCGTTGATCATCATATCCGGAGTAGTCTTAGCGAGATTCCGGCTGGCTGGTCCCGACGTCGTCTCCAACTTGACACCCACTGTCCGACTCGTGCTCGTCTTCGGACTCACAATGTGGCTTGCCCCGGGCGCTTACCTCGTTTGGGTGTATCCGTTCACTTGGTGGATCTATGGAGTCCATGTCGCAATCGCCCTTACCTTCGCGGGGTATATCCTTCTCCCGAAAGCTAGGAATGCAGACCCCGCCCCGCGCATTACGCGACCTACTTGAGCGAAACGGAATCGATCGGCTACACGTACGACGCGGACGGCAACCGGCTCACGTCGCGGGAGGTCAAGGTGGGCGGATCCCTCGTCGTCACGACGTACACGTACGGGAAGGAAGACCAGCTCCTGAAGGCCGTGATCACGGGCGGCGCGACGACGACGTACACGTACGACAAGGACGGCAACCTGAAAACGAGCGTCACCGGCTCGGCCACGACGACGTACGCGTACGACATCGAGAACCGACTCACGTCGGTGACGACCTCGTCGTCCACGACCAGCTACGCGTACTCCGCGGACAGTCGTCGCCTGAAGCGGGTGTCGGGCGGCACGACGACGTACTTCGGGAACGACCCCATGACCCCGAGCCGGATGGATGACACGATCGAGGAGTACACATCGACCGGAACGAAGACGACGACGTACCTCCACGGCATCGGCGTAGACGAGCTCCTCGGGTACAAGACGAACGTTTGGTATTCCTATCATGGGGATGCGATCGGCAGCGTGACGCGGCTCACGGACTCGGGCGGCGGAACGCCGTCGACGTACCGATACGACGCCTTCGGGGCGATGCGGTCGCAAACGGGACTGGGCAACACTTACGGGTTCGCATCTCGAGAACGCGAGTCGGCCGGCTTATACTTCAGCCGGGCGAGGTATTACGACTCCGGATATGGACGGTTCCTGACACGGGACCCTGCGGGGATGGTCGACGGGACGAACCTATACTCGTATGCGGGGAACAACCCAGTGAACCGGATCGACCCGTCCGGAATGGCGTATCTCAGATTTTGGGTAGACTGCTGGTGGTGGTTCTGTGTCGCCAAGTACAGGCTGACTCTGAACGAACCGGAGACTCAATCGTTCATAGGTATGTATTGGATGTTCTCAGCGGGTCTAGGAGCTACGGCGCTCGCTCTTGCCCTACTCGGCGTAACGGCTCCAGCCGCCGCCATTCCG
Proteins encoded in this window:
- a CDS encoding ABC transporter ATP-binding protein, which gives rise to MASERRTPTRGRHSVARATVWVLFAVTSLATILYGLKVIAGVTVPGLYVRVLPELSDGVKVGLLWLPTAGLVIALLRRKPAGSQAPVPEAEAFAPPAGEDGGPIVVARSLTKVYDTGAIRVSALQGIDLAIEKGEMVAIMGPSGCGKTTLLNVLSGIDDASSGEVLIGSRSLGRMTDNEKTDFRANRIGFVFQSYNLLPVLSAVENVELPLLVLGRNPADARERALRALEAVGLTGEADKRPMEMSGGQQQRVAIARALVNDPDIVFADEPTGNLDSDTSADVVALLRRLNREMGRTFLIVTHDPEVSRATGRIVHMRNGRIERELRMGG
- a CDS encoding cupredoxin domain-containing protein → MATPGSEARTPWTFDRMIIVMAFVELLIALLVTGAFSPILFLFVGPFLIPPIVLVGILLWRPRPWAHLAAGIGISYLFILFLPFVIAGLANPSNPYEYAGTVLGLLSVAWALPAGVLAFLRGRKGRPQLSPREGWHSWQGVYSVGVALLAIGAALTSAAAWSYAASHPSTGVDFEPQASVTLTTENFMFSPSALTVARQTLTEIVITNRDGTLHTFTYELGGKLYTHDLVPYTTTRVLVFFDAAGTIPFWCIPHRDSGMTGEMTVA
- a CDS encoding antitoxin VapB family protein; protein product: MAVKTITVTEDAYRKLARLKRSGESFSDVINRVLGGPSAKTLIGVLDAEGGDDVEREVRRMRRDFDASTRKRSNALRR
- a CDS encoding type II toxin-antitoxin system HicB family antitoxin produces the protein MKYRVVIEHDTETRHYSATVPGLPGLFLDAKSEREVIKLAKEGVRFYLQELAAQGARGGRRAKPLSAKVVTVDV
- a CDS encoding RHS repeat-associated core domain-containing protein, whose translation is MRRLQRPFAVFAAIIMVLLAFGVLSTPAAAGPSVTASTMNGGTTAQGNQTGSDTATLSPGGSTGATPLSTSFPAGVISGQNTYVYTYDTSAESFAVVNPQPYSVLNWDATNKRISVTADRRDAGDEMFVRNPVTLDTAADFTVTARWRATVQGNWQYAFPLFLIPASNTQGDAASSIYFLYAGRDNHATPSCNPICNTPYYYMYYKDAGGVLRINTFYEGQTLEVNREYHFLINYDSSIQMLTMEIRDANDASLKLAHYRIGTNANDGFTVGRLGTASDGRSIPCCEPYAVAWVDDVVLTYATGLFRDATQDKGDQATKIGWLSDNFNDNLNEIWTKELGTVTWQSGAMKMNPNAAVHAGTSWYDQRVETRFTFTADGPATMFTRYKDASNYYAIIVSSAGDSVTFQKTVAGSTTTLGSFNPTINLNTAYLLKFVAKGNSFEMWWNGIRMWTGTDASPPSAITGYLRFSTGSTASVNLDDVRVWNTDRGFETKAVQDAGTVNKPLRTQIAGTVDSYNQVHLQVRSSANNVAWGPWTNLKSDVMAGLYYPLPDQDRQRYYQIRAWLSSGVESTPSLTSVTTQVGTPATNPTSNTGFEPWYPYVGGMVNLVSGNLYHRTTDIAFQGKGFTLAIVRSYNSMRATVQGAFGLGWTFNYGQSLTVNPNGSVTGNGPDGSTFLFMAKGTTGGFSPPAGVPDRLVKNADGTYTMWTPDGGSERFSSAGLLLSMADRNGNTLTMTYSTGSPPLLLQVADATGKALSFAYDAHNQITTVTDPTGRTVTYGYTSTVLFTATDPLGFKKQYIYTNGNIAALQQIIDPVGGTTFVNYLANGQQVASLDRQSVNVSTLRTDWQFREYTLAYNTSTTRAVQDARGSWTTLTLDSFGNAMSVNGPPIGCACDPTGNSSSYVWDGEMNQISRADGGGDTWAMSYGFRTNVVGTADPGGNVSWRAWLEANNATNYFVVPSAGTTFRGFTTTYAYDSKGNQLSVTDPGGNVTRTGYDASGFLNKTVSARGYTTWFVYNASGWLVRQVDPRNDVTQYAYDAIGRQTSVTDPMAFVTTRTYDDDSRMTKVTDPLNNFTSYVYNARGDVIKVIDPNAYATQFQINVTLGAKSKIIETGGNSTVFGYDTRGNLVTVTNPRGFTTTYEYDPYNRETSETTPGGNVTRVTYDRSGNVATRTDANGNRTTYAYDKLNRVTKVTYPGSVVVTTQYDEDGNVVQFAGFGYTRTETWDVHGRATSTVDNYGSFTKTQGYQYDADSGRTRLTYSDGSYATYFYNAAGWQTYENQSEGLSWSFGYDMDGRRTTETHPNGAVATTKYDKASRVTNVWTNRSGSGIESFAYTYDRAGNRLSMTEANGSSANYRYDNLYRLLNESYSNGRSIGYTYDADGNRLTSREIKVGGSLVVTTYTYGKEDQVLKAVIAGGATTTYTYDRNGDEKTSVTGSATTTYAYDIENRLTSVTTSSGTTSYAYSADGRRLKRVSGGTTTYFGNDPVSRSRMDDTTEEYTSTGTKTATYLHGIVVDEILGYKTTAWYDYHRDALGSVTRLTDAAGATLSTYRYDAFGAMRSQTGSSNTYGFTSREREATLGLYFNRARYHDTSLGRFISKDPVGPCGGQNLYVYAGGNPVNRIDPSGMYFDGGGGGGGSSWTGPTWDAYCQDQGRMHCGEWWEWAFLFPWTCQHVIKHVECAVHSGRMTQAQYNRVTDCVYLNAGIGAGVCIASIFIGAAIAGIGVVGGVISCGIALIASAIGMCGCFRDACVYDLHL
- a CDS encoding RHS repeat-associated core domain-containing protein: MSETESIGYTYDADGNRLTSREVKVGGSLVVTTYTYGKEDQLLKAVITGGATTTYTYDKDGNLKTSVTGSATTTYAYDIENRLTSVTTSSSTTSYAYSADSRRLKRVSGGTTTYFGNDPMTPSRMDDTIEEYTSTGTKTTTYLHGIGVDELLGYKTNVWYSYHGDAIGSVTRLTDSGGGTPSTYRYDAFGAMRSQTGLGNTYGFASRERESAGLYFSRARYYDSGYGRFLTRDPAGMVDGTNLYSYAGNNPVNRIDPSGMAYLRFWVDCWWWFCVAKYRLTLNEPETQSFIGMYWMFSAGLGATALALALLGVTAPAAAIPAFMGFAAAFTAGYIQWVDGLGGLRGVWIETWLIPPNNPHFIWHN